Proteins from one Cryptomeria japonica chromosome 4, Sugi_1.0, whole genome shotgun sequence genomic window:
- the LOC131061623 gene encoding serine/threonine-protein kinase OXI1 — protein sequence MGDLGMAVEEIKAVKVVGRGAMGTVFLVHKKGCDQPLALKAMNKSVLEKQTDGLKRARVERKILSRLRHPFLPSLIGLLETEKIIGWVMDYCPGGDLNALRRTQSEKCFSESIIRFYAAEIVLALEHLHREGVVYRDLKPENVLLQADGHIMLTDFDLSTILPPLKRQSATTPDDRRLSPPRRPKRSGPFDFMTSCVSSAVRVSPAHKKPSPPPIEVAPSNTKTNSFVGTEEYVSPEMLSGVGHDFTVDWWALGVLLYEMVYGETPFKGANRKQTFHNILVKQPQFLGPWTPLRDLIQRLLIKEPRKRLGFSCNGADNVKKHSFFAGLDWDSVDKVSRPPFVPPPMSLEDLIGMQSIDVEEYFEKLGESKRMSMGSEEEICSLKTGDGKEGDCDGVF from the exons ATGGGGGATTTGGGGATGGCTGTGGAGGAAATCAAGGCTGTGAAGGTGGTGGGGAGAGGAGCCATGGGAACTGTGTTTCTGGTTCACAAAAAGGGCTGTGATCAGCCTTTGGCTTTGAAGGCCATGAACAAATCTGTGCTAGAGAAGCAGACAGATGGGTTAAAGAGAGCACGGGTGGAAAGAAAAATTCTGTCAAGGTTGCGCCATCCTTTTCTGCCATCACTAATTGGGCTTCTGGAGACGGAGAAGATCATTGGGTGGGTTATGGATTATTGTCCCGGAGGTGATTTGAATGCTCTCAGACGCACCCAGTCTGAAAAATGTTTCTCAGAATCCATCATTCG GTTCTATGCCGCGGAGATTGTATTAGCACTGGAACATCTCCATCGTGAGGGCGTAGTCTACAGAGACTTGAAGCCAGAGAACGTCCTCCTACAAGCGGACGGTCATATCATGCTCACCGACTTCGACCTGTCGACAATCCTCCCACCGCTAAAACGCCAGTCAGCGACAACTCCAGACGACCGTCGATTATCACCTCCAAGACGTCCAAAACGTTCTGGGCCGTTCGATTTCATGACATCGTGCGTAAGCTCAGCGGTTCGTGTTTCACCCGCCCACAAAAAGCCCTCACCGCCGCCAATCGAGGTTGCGCCGTCAAATACGAAGACTAATTCTTTCGTGGGGACGGAAGAATACGTGTCGCCCGAGATGCTTAGCGGCGTCGGCCATGATTTTACAGTCGACTGGTGGGCTTTGGGAGTTTTGCTGTACGAAATGGTGTACGGTGAGACGCCATTCAAGGGCGCAAATCGGAAGCAGACGTTTCATAACATTCTTGTGAAGCAGCCGCAATTCTTGGGGCCATGGACACCTTTAAGAGATCTTATCCAGAGATTGCTCATCAAAGAGCCGCGCAAAAGACTGGGATTTTCATGCAACGGAGCGGATAACGTTAAAAAACATAGTTTTTTTGCAGGGTTGGATTGGGATTCAGTGGATAAAGTGTCGCGGCCGCCTTTTGTGCCGCCACCCATGTCGTTGGAGGATTTGATTGGCATGCAGAGTATAGATGTTGAGGAATACTTTGAGAAGTTGGGAGAGAGTAAAAGAATGAGCATGGGGTCTGAGGAGGAAATTTGTTCTCTGAAAACAGGCGATGGAAAAGAAGGGGATTGTGATGGAGTGTTTTAA